The following DNA comes from Streptomyces sp. Ag109_O5-10.
CTCCGGCTCCGGCAAGTCCACGGTCTCGCTCCTCCTGCCCCGCTTCTACGACGTCACCCACGGCGCCGTCCTGGTCGGCGGCCACGACGTGCGCGAGCTGACCCACGACTCGCTGCGGGCCGCGATCGGCCTGGTCCCGGAGGACTCGTTCCTCTTCTCCGACACGGTCCGCAACAACATCGCGTACGGCCGTCCCGACGCGACCGAGGACGAGATCCTCGCCGCCGCCCGCGCCGCCCAGGCCGACCGTTTCATCGCCGAGCTGCCCGACGGCTACGACACCAAGGTCGGCGAACAGGGCCTCACCCTCTCCGGCGGCCAGCGCCAGCGCATCGCCCTCGCCCGCGCCCTGCTCACCGACCCCCGGCTCCTCGTCCTCGACGACGCCACCTCGGCCGTCGACGCCCGCGTGGAGCACGAGATCCACGAGGCCCTCGGCCACGTGATGCGGGGCCGCACCACGCTCCTCATCGCGCACCGCCGCTCCACCCTCAACCTCGCCGACCGCATCGCCGTCCTCGACGGCGGCCGGCTCGCCGACATCGGCACCGACGAGGAGCTCCAGCAGCGGTCCGCCCTCTACCGCCGGCTCCTGACCGACCCCGACGAGCTGGGCGGGGTCTCCCCGGGGCACGCGCTGCCCCTCGAACCGGGCGAGGACACCTCCGTGCGGGACGAGCTGGACGCCGAGTTCGACGCCGAGCGCGGGGTGACCCCGCGGCTGTGGACCGGCGACCGCACGCCCCGCGACCTCGCCCTGGCCGGCACCCCGGCCACCCCCGAACTCCTCGCCCAGGTCGAGGCGCTGCCCCCGGCGACCGACGTCCCCGACATCGACGAGGCCGGCGCCGTCCGCCCCGAGGACTCCTACGGGCTGCGCCGCCTGCTCCGCGGCTTCGGCGCGCCCCTGCTGGTCAGCCTCGCGCTGGTCGCCGTGGACGCCGGCACCGGTCTGCTGCTCCCGGTGCTGATCCGGCACGGCATCGACCAGGGCGTCAGCAAGCTGGCGCTCGGTGCGGTCTGGGCGGCCGCGCTGCTCGGCCTGTTCGCGGTGCTCGCCCAGTGGGCGGCCCAGATCGGCGAGACCCGGATGACCGGCCGCACCGGCGAACGGGTCCTCTACTCCCTCCGCCTGAAGATCTTCGCGCAGCTCCAGCGGCTCGGACTCGACTACTACGAGCGCGAGCTGACCGGCCGGATCATGACGCGGATGACGACGGACGTCGACGCCCTCTCCACCTTCCTGCAAACCGGCCTGGTCACCGCCTTCGTCTCCGTCGTCACCTTCTTCGGCATCATGGTCGCCCTGCTGGTCATCGACGTGCAGCTCGCGCTCGTCGTCTTCATCACCCTGCCGCCGCTGATCGTCGCGACGTTCTTCTTCCGCCGGGCGAGCGTGAAGGCGTACGAACTCGCCCGGGAGCGGGTGTCGGTGGTCAACGCCGACCTCCAGGAGTCGGTGTCCGGGCTGCGGATCGTGCAGGCCTTCCGGCGCGAGCGGGACAGCGGCCGCCGCTTCACCGAGCGCAGCGAGAGCTACCGCAAGGCCCGTATCCGGGGCCAGTTGCTGATATCGGCCTACTTCCCGTTCGTCCAGCTGCTGTCGTCGGTGGCCGCGGCCGGCGTGCTGATGGCGGGCGCCCACCGGGTCGAGGCGGCCACCCTCACCACCGGCGCCCTGGTCGCCTACCTGCTCTACATCGACCTGTTCTTCGCCCCCGTCCAGCAGCTCTCCCAGGTCTTCGACGGCTACCAGCAGGCGACCGTCTCCCTCGGCCGCATCCAGGAACTCCTGCGCGAGCCGACCTCCACCAAGTCGGCGGAGCGCCCGCGGGAGGTGGAGTCGCTCCACGGCGACATCGCGTTCGAGAACGTGCACTTCGCCTACGGGGACGACGAAGAGGCCCTGCGCTGCATCGACCTGACCGTCCCCGCCGGGCAGACCGTCGCCTTCGTCGGCGAGACCGGCGCGGGCAAGTCGACCCTGGTCAAGCTGGTCGCGCGGTTCTACGACCCGACGGGTGGCCGGGTGACGGTCGACGGCACGGACCTGCGCGACCTGGACCTGACCTCGTACCGCCATCGCCTCGGGGTCGTCCCGCAGGAGGCGTACCTCTTCCCGGGGACCGTCCGGGACGCCATCGCCTACGGCCGCCCGGACGCGACCGACGCCCAGGTGGAGGCGGCGGCCCGTGCGGTCGGCGCCCACGAGATGATCGCCACCCTCGACGGCGGCTACCTCCACGAGGTGGCCGAGCGCGGCCGCAACCTCTCTGCGGGCCAGCGCCAGCTCATCGCCCTCGCCCGCGCGGAGCTGGTCGACCCCGACGTGCTGCTCCTCGACGAGGCGACCGCCGCCCTCGACCTGGCGACCGAGGCCCAGGTCAACATGGCCACCGACCGGCTGACGGGCCGCCGTACGACCCTCGTGGTCGCCCACCGGCTGACCACCGCGGCCCGCGCCGACCGGGTGGTGGTCATGGACCACGGCCGGGTCGCCGAGGACGGCACCCACGACGAACTGCTCGCCCGCGACGGCCGGTACGCCGAACTGTGGCGCACCTTCATCGGCCGGCCCGAGGAGGAGCCGGAGGAGCCGGTCGGCGCGACCCGGTGAGTTCGCCTCCCTGACGGCCGTGCAACCATCCGACACATGTCGGGCGTCCGTACATCAGTACGGTCATGGTTGGGCACAGCTGCGGTACGGGAGGGAACGACTGTGGACAGTGGTGCGATACGCCGGCGGCTGGCGCTCGGTGCGGCCGTGCTGGCCGCCTCCGGGGCCCTCGCGCTCGTGGCACCGGCCGACGCCCAGGCCGAGACGGCCACGAACTGCGCCGGACGCGAGGTGCGGACCCTGTCCTTCGCCGACGGCACCGTGCACGTCTACCGGCAGGGCGGCTACGTCTGCGCGATCACCCTCCCCAAGCAGTCCGGCGGCCGGCGGACGATGTCCGTCAGCGTCCAGGCCCGCGGCAACCGCCCGGTCGTCGACAGGGGCAGGTACAGCCACCGCGCGGGCCCGGTCACGGTCCACGCGGGACACCGCTGCGTGTGGGTCCGGGGTGCGGTGGGAGGGAGCTCAGTGAGCTCGGGCTGGATCCTCTGCTGAGGGTTCGATCCCGTACCGTGCGGCCGAGCGGATGACCTGGGTCGGCTGGAAGGGCAGGCGCGGAGGGGGCGAACCGCTCGTGCGCATATGGCGGGAGGTCCGCTGGGTACGCCGACTGGGACACCTCCGATCCCCGCGGAGCGTTCACAACCGCCGGGCGCAGCCCACCGGGTGCTCGCCGCCCAGCTGGACGTACAGGGCGGTCGCCGTCGGGCAGGCGTCCCGCGAGGTCACCGCCCGGACCACCCGGTACTGCGGTTTCCGTCTCCCCGAGCCGTCGCAGGCGGTCTCGCGGACCTGGCCGTGGCCCGAGCCGTAGACGCAGTCTCCGACGACGGTGCGCGGCCCGCCGCCCCCGCCCGGGTCACCGGGGTGCGGCGGCTCGAGGTTGCGCATGCAGGCGTAGCCCTGCGGGATCGTTCCGTCGCCGTCCGTGTGCTGGGCGCCTATGTGGAGCACGAAGTCGGTGGTGGCCGGGCACAACGGCCCGTCGGCCACGGTGCCGTCGTACCGGGCGACCACCCGGGCCGCCGCGCGTTCCCCGGTGCAGGGCACCTCGGTGAAGCCGGCGGTCCCGAACGAGCTGCACTCGCCGACCGCGAGGAACTGCGCGCCGTACCCGGCCGGCGCCGGGCTCGCCGTCGAGCGCGCGCTGCCCGCCGGCGCCCCGGACGACGACGTCCGGCAACCGGCCGGCAGCAGCACGACGGCCACCGCCACCAGTACCCCCGCACAACGCCTGTTCCGCATAGCGACCCCCCTGCCAGCGTGGCCCGCGATCACGGTCCGCGTCAGCTGCACGGGAGGCTTTCCGCCTGTTGGGGGCGTTACGCCCGGTTCTGTGGCGTACGTCTAGTACGTCAGCCCGTGGCCGACCGGATACAGCACCCGGGCCGGATCGTCCGCCCGCTGCACCGGCACCGGCAGGCTGCCTCGCGGTGCCACCTCGCCCGCGATCACCCGCGCCGCGGCCCGCAGTTCGACGTCGGTCCAGGAGTAGGTCGCCAAGTACGCCTTGACGAAAGGCAGTTGGGCGACATCGTACGGATTGCGCACCGCCACCGCCACCACGGGGACGCCGGTCGCGACCAGCCGTTCCACCAGCCGTTGCTGCCCGCTGCCCGCCGTCACGTTGTACGTCCCGACGACCACCGCGTCCGCCGACCGCGCCGCCGCGACGGCCTGGTCGACGGTCGCGGGCGAGGGGGCCGTGCCCGTGGGCAACGCGGTGGCCGTGAAGCCCAGTTCGGAGAGGGCGGCGGCGAGCACACCGGTCGGCGGGCCCGTCGTGCCGGACGGCGAGTCCGGGTCGGCGCCGACGACCAGCACCTTGCCGTGCGTGCGGCGCGCCAGGGGGAGCAGCCCGCCCTCGTTGACCAGCAGGGTGGTGGTGCGCTCGGCGATGCGGTCGGCGGCGGCGAGGTGCTGTGCCGTGCCGACCACCCGGCCGACGTCCTTCGTGTCGACGTACGGCCGGTCGAGCAGCCCCAGCCGGGACTTCAGCCGCAGGATCCGCAGGACCGACTCGTCCAGCCGGGCCTCGGTCAGCTCGCCGTCCCGTACGGCCTTCAGGACGGCGTTCCAGGCGACGTCCAGGTGGGGCGGGTCGAGGAGCTGGTCGACGCCGGCCTTCAGCGCGAGCACGGGCACCCGGTCGTCGCCGTACTTCGTCCGGACCCCCGCCATGCCCAGGGAGTCGGTCACCACGACCCCGTCGTAGCCGAGTTCGCCGCGCAGGATGCCGGTGAGGACGGGGTGCGAGAGGGTGGCCGGGTCGCCGGAGCCGTCCAGGGCCGGGAACTGGATGTGCGCGGTCATGACCGAGTCGATGCCCGCCTCGATCGCCGCGCGGAACGGGACCGCGTCCAGCTTCTCCCACACCTCCCGGCTGTGCGTGATCACCGGGAAGCCGGTGTGGCTGTCCACGGCGGTGTCGCCGTGCCCCGGGAAGTGCTTGGCGGTGGCCGCCACCCCCGCCTCCTGGTAACCCTGCACCTCGGCGGCGACCAGCGCCCCGGCCGCGTCCGGGCCGGCCCCGAAGGACCGTACACCGATGATCGGGTTGGCCGGGTTCACGTTCACGTCGGCGTCGGGGGAGTAGTCCTGCCGCACGCCCATCGCCCGCAGCTCCGCGCCGGAGATCCGGCCGAGGGTGCGGGCGTCGGCCGGGGAGCCACCGGCCCCCATGGCCATGGCGCCCGGGAAGAGGGTGGCGGGCTTCCCGATCCGGCAGACGGCGCCGTGCTCCTGGTCGGTGGAGATCAGCACCGGCAGGCCGCGCGGCTGCGTCAGCGAGGCCCGCTGGATCCCGTTGGACAGCTCGGCGATCTGCCGCGGGTCGCGGGTGTTGTGCGTCCAGGTGAAGTAGATGATCCCGCCGACCCGGTACGTCGCGATCAGCTCGGCGGCGGTGCGGACGCCGATCTCCTTGAGGTTGGCGTCGATGTCGGCCTGGTCCGGGTCGGTGGCCGAATGCCCGTAGACCCGCGTCACGAACAGCTGACCGACCTTCTCCTCGACCGTCATCCGGCCGACGATCGCGCGGAGCCTCTTGTCGTCGGACCTCTTGTCACCGGGGTCCGTGCCGGCGGTGCCTCTGCCGCCGGAGCCGAGGGCGCTCGCGCCGGTGCCGACGGCCAGTCCCGCGGTGACGCCCGCGGTCGCGGTGAGGACGGTGCGTCTGGAGGGCACGTGCGCTCCTTTTGGTGGGGAATGCACAGTAACCAGAAAGGGGCCGCCATCGGCGCATTGGAGGGGGCACGTCGATGGCGGCGGGCCGGCGGCCGTGGTGGGCGGAGAGGGTAGGTCAGCAATCGCAGCCAGCAGCGAGGGCCGACACCGCACCACGGAGACTCTTCCGACAGCCTGCGCTTTGGACGGACGGCACGGGGGAGGGGTTCCCGTCGGGCGGTCCATTTCCGTAATTCGGGAGGGGGGAGCCGGAAGATACGCCAGGGACAGCGCCCCGTCAGGGGCGCTGGGGGTCCCCCGGCCGAAGGCCGGGGGAGGAACTGCGTGACCAGCCCCCACCGGCCGCACCCGACGAACGACCTGTTCCAGCCCCTGGAAACACCCCCACCCGAGCCTCGCGGCAAGCGATCATGGCGGCATGCCCCTCGTCGACATCCCCGGTTCCAAGTCCGTCACCGCCCGCGCCCTCTTCCTGGCGGCCGCCGCCGACGGAGTCACCACCCTCGTCCGCCCCCTCCGCTCCGACGACACCGAGGGCTTCGCCGAGGGCCTGACCCGGCTCGGCTACCGCGTCGGCCGCACCCCCGACACCTGGCAGGTGGACGGCCGCCCGCAGGGCCCCGCCCTCCCCGAGGCCGAGGTCTACTGCCGGGACGGCGCCACCACCGCCCGCTTCCTGCCCACCCTCGCCGCGGCCGGCCACGGCAGCTACCGCTTCGACGCCTCCGAGCAGATGCGCCGCCGCCCGCTCGCCCCGCTCACCCGCGCCCTGCGCGACCTCGGTGTCGACCTGCGCCACGAGGCGGCCGAGGGCCACCACCCGCTGCGCATCGAGGCGGCCGGGGTCGAGGGCGGCGAGGTGACGCTCGACGCCGGGCAGTCCTCGCAGTACCTCACCGCCCTGCTGCTGCTCGGCCCGCTCACCCGCAAGGGCCTGCGGATCCGGGTGACCGACCTGGTGTCCGCGCCGTACGTGGAGATCACGATCGCGATGATGCGGTCGTTCGGGGTGGAGGTGGCGCGGGAGGGCGAGGTCTTCGTCGTCCCGCCGGGCGGCTACCGGGCCACCACCTACGCGGTCGAGCCCGACGCCTCCACCGCCGGTTACTTCTTCGCGGCGGCGGCGGTGACGGGCCGTGAGGTCATCGTCCCGGGGCTCGGGCGGGGCGCCCTCCAGGGCGACCTGGGGTTCGTGGACGTCCTGCGGCGGATGGGCGCGGACGTGGAGATCGGCGCGGACCGGACGACCGTCCGGGGTACCGGCGAGCTGCGCGGCCTGACCGTCGCCATGCGGGACATCTCCGACACCATGCCCACCCTCGCGGCGATCGCCCCCTTCGCGAGCGGTCCGGTCCGGATCGAGGACGTGGCCAACACCCGGGTGAAGGAGTGCGACCGGCTCGACGCCTGCGCGGAGAACCTGCGCCGGCTGGGGATCGAGGCCGCCACGGGCGAGGACTGGATCGAGATCCGGCCCGGCACGCCCGCCCCGGCCGAGATCAAGACCTTCGGCGACCACCGCGTCGTGATGTCCTTCGCGGTGACCGGGCTGCGCACACCCGGGATCTCCTTCGACGACCCTGGGTGCGTGCGGAAGACGTTCCCCGGCTTCCACGAGGCGTTCGGGGAGCTGGCCGCGGGGTGGGGGATGCCGGTCGCCGGGGCGTGATCGGGGGTCCCCGTCGGCCGGGGCGTGATCCGGGATCCCGGTCGGCGGCGCGTGGTGGCGGGGGTCAGGCCGACTCGTTGAGCAGCCGGGCCAGGTGCTCCCGGCCCGCCGCCAGCAGTCCGGGCAGCGGGGCCGCCGCCTCGTACCAGCGCTTCTCGTACTCCCAGCACAGCCAGCCGTCCCAGCCGTGCCGAGAGAGCACCTCCACGCAGTCGGAGAGGGGGAGGACCCCGGCGCCGAGCGGCAGCGGGGTGGTGTCGTCGGCCGAGGCGATGTCCTTGACCTGGACGTAGCCGAGGTGCGGGGCGAGCGCCGCGTAGCTCTCGGCGGGCTGCTCGCCGCCCAGCCAGGTGTGCATGACGTCCCAGAGCGAGCCGACCATGCGGTGCCCGACCGGGCCGAGGACGCGGATCGCGGCGGCGCCGGTGCGGTGCGAGTCGTGGGTCTCGAGCAGGACCCGGACGCCGAGCGCGGCGGCGTCCTCGGCGACCGTGCCGAGCCGCCGGGCGGCGATCGCGTCGGACTCGGCGGCCGGCAGGTCCGGGTCGGCGCCAGGGAAGACGCGGACGTGGGAGGCGCCCAGGTCGTGGGCGAGCTGGAGGAGTTGGCGCGTCTCGTCGAGGACCGGGGCGTCGTCGCCCGGAGCCGCGAGGCGGGCGTACCCGGCGACGCCCAGGACCTCCACCCCGGTCGCCTTGAACTCGGCGGCCACGTCGGCTCGCGCGGCCGGGCCGAGCCCGGTGTGGACGGGCTCTTCCGGATGGGCGCGCAGCTCCACGCCGTGATAGCCGTTGGCCGTGGCGAGCGCGAGCACGTCGGGCACGGGCAGGCCGGGAACCCCGAGGGTGGAGAAGGCGAACTTCATGCCCACCAACCTACTTCTCACTCACCGGTTCCGTGCAGGTCCAGTCGCCAGTCCTGGCCGACCAGGTCCTTGCCGAAGGAGCGGTGCGGCTTCTCGGCGGTGAGGACGAAGCCGTGCCGCTGGTAGATGCGGCGGGCGGCGGACAGCACGTCGTTGGTCCACAGCACCAGCTCCCGGTAGCCGACCCCGCGCGCGAAGTCGGTCACGGCGGTGACCAGCCGGTCGCCGATGCCGAGCCCGCGGGCCTCCGGCTCCACGAGCAGCAGCCGCAGCCGCGCGGTGCCCGGGGCGTCGTCCCGTACGCACATCACGCAGCCCGCCGGCCGCCCGGCCCACTCGGCGATCCAGGTCCGCTCCAGGTGCGGGTCGTGATCCTCGGCGTAGTCGGCGACGATCCGGGCGACGAGGCCCTCGTAGTCGGTGTTCCAGCCGTACTCGGCCGCGTACAGGGCGGCGTTGCGCTGCACGATCCAGCCCAGGTCGCCGGGGTGCGGCTCGCGCAGCACGACCTCGCCGGAGCCCTCGGGGGCGTGCCCGTCGCCGAGGATCGAGCGGATGGTGCGCATCGCCTCGGCGAGGCGGGCCCGCTCGGCCGGGTCGACTGCGCCCAGCAGCGAGCCGACCGATTCCCGGGCCCGTTCGTCGAGCAGTTCGGCGGCCGACCGGCCGCCCGGGGTGAGGGAGACGCGCCGCCGCCGCGGGTCCTTCGCCGAGGGCGCGCGCTCGATCAGCCCGGCCTCCTCGAACTTGTTGAGGATCCGGCTCAAGTACCCGGCGTCCAGAGCGAGATCGGCCCGCAGGTCGGCCGCGTCGGTGTCTGCGGCGTGCGCGAGCTCGTAGAGCACCCGGGCCTCGGTGAGGGTGTACGGGGCGTAGAGGTGGCGGCCGTAGTCGAGGGCGCCGATGAGGTTGGTGTAGAAGCGGTTGAAGGCGCGGATGTCCTGGACGGTCATGGCTGGCCCCCGATGGTTGACTGAGTCAGAGATACCGTGCCCCGAGGCTATCCCGCCGCCCCGCCCGACCGGAAGGCGTCGGCTCGAACAGCGGCCCCGCTGGCTTTACTTGTTCTTTTTTGCTTGGTCCTGGTCCTGCTTTTGACTTCGTCGCGCCCGCGCCGTAGGTTTATACACGAACGTCACATATGTCCGTTTCAACGAGCATGTGACGTAGTCCGCCGGACAACCCGAGCGGGTGTGCGGAGAACCGGCATCGCGGGCGGCGGACGCGCCCAGGGCTGCGCGCAGGCCTTGGAGCGCACGCAGGGCGGCCGGCCCAAGCAAGGCGGCCGTCGTCACACAACCACACCCTCGGAGAGGGGCGAAACCATGCGCGCGCACACCACACGTATGAAGAGGGTCGCCATCGCTGCGATTTCGGCACCCATTCTGGCGCTCGGCGCCGGAGCCGGAATTGCCAGTGCGGCCACCCACGCGGCGCCCGACCACGTCGTCACCTACCAGGACAACGGTGGTGGCGGTGGCGGCGGCGGTCACGGCGGCGGCGGTGGCGGTGGCCACGGCGGCGGCGGTGGCGGCCATGGCGGCGGAGGCTACGGCGGCGGCGGTCACGGCGGCGGCGGCTATGGCGGCGGCGGCTACGGCGGCGGTCACCGGGGCGGCGGCTACGGCGGCTGGGGCGACGACGGCTACGGCCGTGGTGGCTGGGGCGGCTGGGGCGACAACGGCTACGGCGGCTACGGCGGTCACGGCGGTCACGGTGGCGGCGGCTACGGTGGCGGCGGCTACGGTGGCGGCGGCTATGGCGGCGGCGGTCACGGTGGCGGCGGCTACGGTGGCGGCGGTCACGGCGGCGGTGGCGGCGGCCGGTGAGTGACACTCCCTGACAACGAAGGACGGATCCGGGTGCCCGACCCTCGGGCACCCGGATCCGTGCGTCGAAGACCCCCGTATCGCAACCTCCGCGTCACCTGCGTCCAGAAGCTGAGCCGCTGTCGGGGCGAAGAGGCGCAGGGGCAAGACGGCGGTCGGCCGGCTGCGGGCCGGCGGGGGGTTGGCCGCGCGGTTGCCCGCGCCCCTGAGGGGGGCGCGGGCAACCCCCGGACGACCGCAGCCGAACCACGACCGCCGGGACGAGGGATGGTCGGGGGCACCTGAGCCGCGCCCCCCGCTGTCGGGGTTCTCGTCGCCGGTGGGTGGTCAGGCGCGCGGCACCCCCGACGACCCCCGCACCATCAGCTCCCCCCGCACCGTCGCGATCCCGCCCGGCGGCGGCTCCTCGCGGCCCATCGCGATGCGGCCGGCCCGCGCCCCCGCCTCCGCGAGCGGCAGCCGGACCGTGGTCAGCGACGGCACCGCGTCGATGCTGAACGGCAGGTCGTCGAAGCCGGCCACCGACACGTCCGCCGGGATCCGCAGCCCCGACTCCCGCAGTGCCGCGCACGCGCCCAGCGCGACCGAGTCGTTCGCCGCCACCACCGCGGTGAGCGACGGGTCCCGGCGCAGCAGCTCCAGCGTCGCCTCGTACCCGGCCCGGCGGTCGTACCGCCCGTGCACGGTCCAGCGCGGGTCCTCCTCGATGCCGGCCTCGGCGAGCGCGGCCCGGTGGCCCTCCAGGCGGTGCCGGGTGGTCGTCCGCTCCTCGGGGCCCGCGATGTAGCCGAGGCGCCGGTGGCCGAGCCCGATGAGGTGCTCGGTCAGCTGTTTGCCGCCGCCGCGGTTGTCGAAGGTCAGCGCCACCGCGTCGGTGTCCGGCGCCGGCGGCCGCCCGCACAGCACCACCCGGGTCCCGGCGTCCGCCAGCTTCCGCAGCTTCGCCGCCACCGCCGCCGCGTGCGGCGCGTCCTCCACGGCGCCGCCGGTCAGGATCACCGCCGCCGCCCGCTGTCGCTGCAGCAGCGTCAGGTACGTCAGCTCACGCTCCGGCGACCCCCCGGTGTTGCAGGTCACCGCCAGCCGCTCGCCGCCCGCGCGCCCGCCTGGACCGCCGATCTCGCCCTGGATCGCGCTTGCCATGATCCCGAAGAACGGGTCGGCGATGTCGTTGACGAGGATGCCGACCAGGTCGGAGGTGGCCGCCGCGAGCGCGCTCGCCGGCCCGTTGAGGACGTAGTCCAGCTCGTCCACCGCCCGCAGCACCCGTTCCCGCGTGGACGCCGCCACGGGGTAGTTGCCGTTCAGTACGCGCGACACCGTCGCGGGCGAGACCTGGGCGCGGGCCGCCACGTCCGCCAGGGTCACCGTCATCTCGTCGTCCTCCGGTCGCGCATCTCGTCGTACGTCGTCGTACGCAGCCTGATCGGCAGCCCGATCAACAGCTTGCTCATAGGAAGCCCCCTTGCCGTGCAGACCATATGGCCATTCACTCCTGTTGTTCGCCCCCTCGAACAACTCGACCCCATCACGGTCTTGTACAGACCAGTGGGGAAAGGCTAGCTTCAGACCGTGTAGAAAGCGCTTGCTGCGCCGCTGGGGCGCACGCGGACGAAGGGAAACACGTGAACCGCAAGACGGTGCGTATCGCCATGAACGGCGTCACCGGACGCATGGGCTACCGCCAGCACCTCGTCCGCTCGATCCTCGCCCTGCGCGAGCAGGGCGGACTCGACCTCGGCGACGGCACGGTGCTGTGGCCGGAACCGGTCCTCGTCGGCCGCCGCGAGCACGCGCTCCGCGAGATCGCCGACCGCCACGGCCTGTCGGACGAGCACATCTCCACCGACCTGGCGGCCGTGCTCGCCGACCCCACCATCGACATCTACTTCGACTCCCAGGTCACCTCCGCCCGCGAGGAGGCCATCAAGCAGGCCGTCGTGGCCGGGAAGCACGTCTACACCGAGAAGCCGACGGCCACCGGCCTCGACGGCGCCCTGGAGCTGGCCCGGCTCGCGCACGCCAAGGGCGTCAAGTCCGGTGTCGTCCAGGACAAGATCTTCCTGCCCGGCCTGCTGAAGCTGAAGCGGCTCATCGACGGTGGCTTCTTCGGCCGGATCCTCTCGGTCCGGGGTGAGTTCGGCTACTGGGTCTTCGAGGGCGACTGGCAGGAGGCGCAGCGGCCGTCCTGGAACTACCGCGCGGAGGACGGCGGCGGCATCGTCGTCGACATGTTCCCGCACTGGGAGTACGTCCTGCACGAGCTGTTCGGCCGCGTGAAGTCCGTCCAGGCCCTCACCGCCACCCACATCCCGCAGCGCTGGGACGAGAACGGCAAGCCCTACGACGCGACGGCGGACGACGCCGCGTACGGCGTCTTCGAGCTCGACGGAGGTGCCGTCGC
Coding sequences within:
- a CDS encoding ABC transporter ATP-binding protein produces the protein MAAQQGERQGGWARRLAGYAWRHPRDVVLALGSSLAGMAVLAVVPLITKVIIDDVIGDHSRSMGPWAGALVGAAVLVYAATFVRRYYGGRLALDVQHDLRTEMYGTLTRLDGRRQDELSTGQVVGRATSDLQLIQGLLFMLPMTIGNVLLFLISLGIMAWLSPPLTLVALAVAPALYWIAKRSRSKLHPATWYAQAQAAAVAGVVDGAVSGVRVVKGFGQEEQETGKLREVGRRLFAGRLRTIRLNSRFTPALQAVPALGQVAMLALGGWLAVRGHITLGTFVAFSSYLAQLVGPVRMLAVVLTVGQQARAGTERVLELIDTEPTMKEGTRTLPADAPATVEFDDVSFGYDHERPVLKGLSFEIRPGETLAVVGSSGSGKSTVSLLLPRFYDVTHGAVLVGGHDVRELTHDSLRAAIGLVPEDSFLFSDTVRNNIAYGRPDATEDEILAAARAAQADRFIAELPDGYDTKVGEQGLTLSGGQRQRIALARALLTDPRLLVLDDATSAVDARVEHEIHEALGHVMRGRTTLLIAHRRSTLNLADRIAVLDGGRLADIGTDEELQQRSALYRRLLTDPDELGGVSPGHALPLEPGEDTSVRDELDAEFDAERGVTPRLWTGDRTPRDLALAGTPATPELLAQVEALPPATDVPDIDEAGAVRPEDSYGLRRLLRGFGAPLLVSLALVAVDAGTGLLLPVLIRHGIDQGVSKLALGAVWAAALLGLFAVLAQWAAQIGETRMTGRTGERVLYSLRLKIFAQLQRLGLDYYERELTGRIMTRMTTDVDALSTFLQTGLVTAFVSVVTFFGIMVALLVIDVQLALVVFITLPPLIVATFFFRRASVKAYELARERVSVVNADLQESVSGLRIVQAFRRERDSGRRFTERSESYRKARIRGQLLISAYFPFVQLLSSVAAAGVLMAGAHRVEAATLTTGALVAYLLYIDLFFAPVQQLSQVFDGYQQATVSLGRIQELLREPTSTKSAERPREVESLHGDIAFENVHFAYGDDEEALRCIDLTVPAGQTVAFVGETGAGKSTLVKLVARFYDPTGGRVTVDGTDLRDLDLTSYRHRLGVVPQEAYLFPGTVRDAIAYGRPDATDAQVEAAARAVGAHEMIATLDGGYLHEVAERGRNLSAGQRQLIALARAELVDPDVLLLDEATAALDLATEAQVNMATDRLTGRRTTLVVAHRLTTAARADRVVVMDHGRVAEDGTHDELLARDGRYAELWRTFIGRPEEEPEEPVGATR
- a CDS encoding glycoside hydrolase family 3 protein, which translates into the protein MPSRRTVLTATAGVTAGLAVGTGASALGSGGRGTAGTDPGDKRSDDKRLRAIVGRMTVEEKVGQLFVTRVYGHSATDPDQADIDANLKEIGVRTAAELIATYRVGGIIYFTWTHNTRDPRQIAELSNGIQRASLTQPRGLPVLISTDQEHGAVCRIGKPATLFPGAMAMGAGGSPADARTLGRISGAELRAMGVRQDYSPDADVNVNPANPIIGVRSFGAGPDAAGALVAAEVQGYQEAGVAATAKHFPGHGDTAVDSHTGFPVITHSREVWEKLDAVPFRAAIEAGIDSVMTAHIQFPALDGSGDPATLSHPVLTGILRGELGYDGVVVTDSLGMAGVRTKYGDDRVPVLALKAGVDQLLDPPHLDVAWNAVLKAVRDGELTEARLDESVLRILRLKSRLGLLDRPYVDTKDVGRVVGTAQHLAAADRIAERTTTLLVNEGGLLPLARRTHGKVLVVGADPDSPSGTTGPPTGVLAAALSELGFTATALPTGTAPSPATVDQAVAAARSADAVVVGTYNVTAGSGQQRLVERLVATGVPVVAVAVRNPYDVAQLPFVKAYLATYSWTDVELRAAARVIAGEVAPRGSLPVPVQRADDPARVLYPVGHGLTY
- the aroA gene encoding 3-phosphoshikimate 1-carboxyvinyltransferase, whose amino-acid sequence is MPLVDIPGSKSVTARALFLAAAADGVTTLVRPLRSDDTEGFAEGLTRLGYRVGRTPDTWQVDGRPQGPALPEAEVYCRDGATTARFLPTLAAAGHGSYRFDASEQMRRRPLAPLTRALRDLGVDLRHEAAEGHHPLRIEAAGVEGGEVTLDAGQSSQYLTALLLLGPLTRKGLRIRVTDLVSAPYVEITIAMMRSFGVEVAREGEVFVVPPGGYRATTYAVEPDASTAGYFFAAAAVTGREVIVPGLGRGALQGDLGFVDVLRRMGADVEIGADRTTVRGTGELRGLTVAMRDISDTMPTLAAIAPFASGPVRIEDVANTRVKECDRLDACAENLRRLGIEAATGEDWIEIRPGTPAPAEIKTFGDHRVVMSFAVTGLRTPGISFDDPGCVRKTFPGFHEAFGELAAGWGMPVAGA
- a CDS encoding sugar phosphate isomerase/epimerase, whose translation is MKFAFSTLGVPGLPVPDVLALATANGYHGVELRAHPEEPVHTGLGPAARADVAAEFKATGVEVLGVAGYARLAAPGDDAPVLDETRQLLQLAHDLGASHVRVFPGADPDLPAAESDAIAARRLGTVAEDAAALGVRVLLETHDSHRTGAAAIRVLGPVGHRMVGSLWDVMHTWLGGEQPAESYAALAPHLGYVQVKDIASADDTTPLPLGAGVLPLSDCVEVLSRHGWDGWLCWEYEKRWYEAAAPLPGLLAAGREHLARLLNESA
- a CDS encoding helix-turn-helix domain-containing GNAT family N-acetyltransferase; this encodes MTVQDIRAFNRFYTNLIGALDYGRHLYAPYTLTEARVLYELAHAADTDAADLRADLALDAGYLSRILNKFEEAGLIERAPSAKDPRRRRVSLTPGGRSAAELLDERARESVGSLLGAVDPAERARLAEAMRTIRSILGDGHAPEGSGEVVLREPHPGDLGWIVQRNAALYAAEYGWNTDYEGLVARIVADYAEDHDPHLERTWIAEWAGRPAGCVMCVRDDAPGTARLRLLLVEPEARGLGIGDRLVTAVTDFARGVGYRELVLWTNDVLSAARRIYQRHGFVLTAEKPHRSFGKDLVGQDWRLDLHGTGE